A region from the Triticum aestivum cultivar Chinese Spring chromosome 3D, IWGSC CS RefSeq v2.1, whole genome shotgun sequence genome encodes:
- the LOC123078542 gene encoding N-alpha-acetyltransferase 50 — MGAGEGEAAGSKEKSSGVARTSLDGLRDKNVMQLKKLNMALFPVRYNDKYYQDAIASKDFSKLAYYSDICVGAIACRLEKKEGGVVRVYIMTLGVLAPYRGLGLGTKLLNHVFDLCAKQNISEIYLHVQTNNDDAIAFYKKFGFEITETIHNYYTNITPPDCYVLTKFIGQAATKK, encoded by the exons ATGGGCGCTGGGGAAGGAGAGGCAGCTGGGAGCAAGGAGAAGAGCAGCGGCGTCGCCCGGACGTCCCTGGACGGCCTGCGGGACAAGAACGTGATGCAGCTCAAGAAGCTCAACATGGCGCTCTTCCCCGTCCGCTACAACGACAAATACTACCAGGACGCCATCGCCTCCAAGGACTTCTCCAAGCTCG CTTACTATAGTGATATATGTGTTGGAGCAATCGCTTGTCGcctggagaagaaggaaggaggggtggTCCGTGTTTATATCATGACTCTGGGTGTATTGGCGCCCtaccgtggtcttggtcttg GAACAAAGCTGCTGAACCATGTTTTTGATCTCTGTGCGAAGCAGAACATCTCAGAGATATACTTACACGTTCAGACAAACAACGACGATGCCATTGCTTTCTACAAGAAGTTTGGTTTCGAAATAACAGAGACGATACATAATTACTATACGAACATCACTCCACCGGATTGCTATGTTCTTACCAAATTTATCGGCCAGGCTGCTACAAAGAAATGA